TTTGGCTGCCAAGGATTATGCCGTTATCCGCCATAGTTTCACAAGCATTCATTGTTTCCTCCGAAAGTTCGGATACATGGTTAAAATGTATGTTTACATACACCGGCCCGAAATTCTTTAATATTCGGCATAACTGCTGGTTAACCCTTTGCGGTAATGTTACCGGCACCCGCGTTCCCATACGGATAACACCAATACTTTTTACAGCTCGTAGTTTGTACAGTAATTCTGTTATCTTGGTATCGCTAAGTATCAGCGGATCTCCGCCAGAAATTAATACGTCGCAGATATCTTTGTTTTGTTTGAGATACCTAACAACATTATCAATTTCCCGGGTTGAGATTACAAAAACCGGACTTGTTTTTCCAATAATCCTTCTTCTTGTACAATACCTACAGTACGCCGCACAGGTGTTAGTTGCCAGCAATAATACTCTTGACGGATACCGTTTTACCAACCGCGGAAGTACTGTATCCCGTACTTCCCCACACGGGTCGGATAACTCGTTTTTGCTGAGTTTTAACTCGTCTGGGGTCGCAATGAACTGTTTACGCAGAGGGCATCCAGAGGACAGCACAGACATATTTGAGACTATAAACGGAGTAAGAGTAACACACATTCTGTTGCTTACCAGATTAACTGCATCTTCTTCTTCCGGTGAGAGTACCAACCATTTCCGCAGGCCAGCCAGTGTTGTTATGCGATTTTTATAATGCCACTGCCAGCGTGACCATTGCGGTAACGCCATTACTTTCTTACGGTACGCCAGTATTTCAGATACATCTCCGCGAGCGTTTTGCGCTTGCGATGGTGTTGAGTTTAACTGTAATCTTTTCAAAGAACAATGTTATTATTAATATTTATCTAACTATTTGCCGCATCTTTTTGTACTTTAAACAACGACGGCTGTTTATCATCTTTTTCAGTAATAATTTTTTCTTTTAACCACGAATCTACAACCTGTTTAGAAAACCTGTATTGCCTGCCGATACGGCTTGCCGGAATTTTTTTTTGGCGGATGAGCGAATATATTTTTGATTTTCCGATTCCCAGATACTCAGACAGTTCTTTAATATCCATAACTTCCTTAGACTGTTTTTGGGAGTCGTTTATGCTAGTACCACCCTTTATAGGGCTATTGTCCATTTTTTGCCACCTTTTATCAAATACATACTTCTACTGCTTATCTTATACATTAATTACCGTTTTGTGTCAAGTACAAAAATATTTTTTTTATTTACCACCCTTTACCGCGTATTACCATCATTTAGTATCCACCAGTTTTTGTTACCACCTATTATGTTGTATAATGTTTATATCTGATAAAAGCGAAAGGATAATAATATATGCCGGATAGTATATGCCCGCACTATGGTACCTGCGGGGGTTGTCAGTGGCAGGATATTGAATACCCGTGGCAATTAAAGCAGAAAGAAGAAACGGTTCGTAATGCGTTATCGAAGTTTGAGGTACAATCTTTTATGCCTATTGTACCGTCGGATAAAGAGTATTATTACCGTAACAAAATGGAGTATGTGTTTAATAAAGACAGTGACGGTAAAACTGTTATAGGCATGCGCGAAAAAAACCGGCATTTTCGTGTGGTAAACATCACAGATTGTTACTTGCAATCAACAAAAAGTAATCAGATACTTAACGCTGTGCGGCTGCGTTGTGATGAGATACATGCAGAAATTTATGACCTGAAAAAACACACACCCGGGTTGAGATACCTTGTTATCCGCGAAGCTGTGCACACAAATTCTGTGCTTGTAAATATTGTAACTACAAAAAATATTAATACAGAATTAATATATTCATTATCAGAAGTGATATACCTGGCTGCAGGGAAACAAAATTGTAGCGTGGTATGGAGTATTAATGATTCATTAAGCGATGTTGCGTACTCAATGGAACGCGTAGTACTAAAAGGCGACGGTTTTGTGTATGAGAGACTCCAAGACTATCAATTTAAGTACACAGCATACAGTTTCTGGCAGTCAAACAGGTACATAATCCCCAAAATATGTGAACGCATATTAAAAGTTTTGGATAATGATTACGATATAATCCTTGACCTATACTGCGGGCTTGGAACATTGGGGACGGTGGTAAGCGGTAAAACCGCTAAAGTAGTGGGGATTGAAAATGTTGCTGAAGCCGTGACGGATGGGATAATGAATGCCGTAGAAAATGGTATAACAAACTACGACTTTATTTCCGGTAAGACAGAAAACGCTCTTGCAGTCGCCATCCAAACCTATGCGCTGTACAAAAAAATGGTTAAGATGGCAATTATTGCTGATCCACCCAGAAGCGGCCTTGACCGCGGGACCGCAGCGATGACAATATCTTTACGGCCAAAACATATAGTCTTCCTTTCTTGTAATCTAAAAACCTTATCACAGAGTATAGAATTACTATCCCGGTTTTACGAACTTACACTTGTAGAACCTTATGACATGTTTCCACAAACCCCGCATGTTGAGACTTTAATTGTAATGAAATCAAAAACTGCTTGACAATCCGCGTTTTTGTGTTGATAATATAAACCGTAAATTTGTGAAACAATTTATTGCTACAAACATCAAATATAGTTGTAGGCCTATGGTATAATATTTAAAATTAAACATACATAGAATAAGGCGGTTATGAATATGTCAGATTTTTTTAAACCTTCAGAGATTATCGCGTTAGCAGTTGAACTTGAGAAAACAGGTGAAGCGTTTTACCGCGCAATGTCTTTAAAAGTAAACGACCCGGCAGCGAAGAAATTGCTGCAATCCCTTTCAGAAGATGAGGTTAAGCATAAAGAAACGTTTTCGCAGATGCTGAGATCAGCAGGTGAATATAAACCCGCCGAAAATTTTGATGGCGAATATTATTATTACCTGAAATCATATTCAGATGAACACGTATTCAACAGACAGGCAGCGGATAAGTATATGAACTCTCAATCTATCACAGTTGATACGGTCCTTAGCCTAAGTATATCCGCAGAGAAAGATTCAATATTGTATTATACCGACCTTGCGAACTTTGTACCTGTACAGGAACGCGGGGTAGTAGAAAAAATTATTGCGCAGGAACGCGAACATTTTCGGAAATTAGTAGAATTACGTAAAACAGCAGTTAAGAAGTAATTGAAGTCATTAAAGAAAAGGAGTTTAATAATTATATGCCGGTATACAGCAAAAAGGTTATGGACCATTTTATGAATCCGCGGAATGTAGGTGAGATCAGCGACGCTGATGGAATTGGTGAGATCGGTAATCCCACTTGCGGCGATATGATGACATTTTATATTAAGGTAAAAGACGAAAAAATTGAGGACGTAAAATTCAAAACATTCGGTTGCGGCGCAGCAATCGCGGTATCCAGTATGGTCAGCGAGATGGCAAAAGGTAAGACGTTAGATGATGCGTTGAAGATCACAAGAGCGGAAGTTGCGCGTGAACTTGACGGTTTACCGGACAACAAAATGCATTGCTCCAACCTTGGCGCAGATGCGCTGCATAAAGCTATCGAAGATTTCCGAAAAAAACAGGGGAAATAAAAGTATAAGTAGTTAAGGACAGGTATTATGGTTTATATATTACAAGAAATCAGGCAGCAACCCGATGCTATCAATAACACTATTAAACGTGAATGGACGAAAGTACAAAAAATATGTGCACGTCTTCAAAGCAAAAACATTAATATTATCGGCCTCTGCGCGAGAGGAACATCGGATAACGCGGCAAATCTAGGGCGGTACCTTTTAGAATACGTTACAGGTATACCCATAACGCTTACTATGCCGTCAATTTATACGTTATACAAACATCCCCCGCGAATTGGTAAGAACGCGATAGTTATCGGGATCTCGCAGTCAGGCGAAACCATAGAAGTATGCGAGGTGCTGAAGGAAGTAAAAAAACTTGGTGCAATAGCACTGGCCATAACTAATGAACCGAATTCCACGCTTGCGAATGTAGCTGATGAAGTAATCCTTTGCCATGCGGGAATAGAAAGAAGCGTTGCCGCAACTAAAACGTATACCACTCAACTTACCGCGTTATATCTTCTTGCCGGAATGTTCGCCAAAAATGAAAGTTTGTTAAACCAACTACGCCGTGCACCATTAAAGATCACTGAATTGTTTGCATTGGAAACTGTTATAAAACAAAAAATTGAACGTTACAAATATATTACGGACTGTATAGTACTGGGCCGGGGATTTAATTATGCAACTGCGCTGGAGACCGCGTTAAAACTTAAGGAAACATGCTATATTCCCGCGGACCCGTATTCCTCCGCTGACTTTATGCATGGTCCCGTAGCAACGGTAGAACAAAACCTGCCGGTAATAATTTACGCACCAAATGATCCGACCTTACAGGGACAGAGGGAAACTGTTACGAAGATACGTTCCCGTGGAGCAGAGACCATCATTGTGACGTCAGATAATAAATTATTACGCCAGGCGCAGTGGCCGATAGAAGTCCCGAAAGATATCCCGTTTATTATTTCGCCCTTTACCAATATTGTGGTAGGGCAGATGCTTGCCGCGCATTTATCGTTAACCAAAGGATACAATCCGGATGCGCCGCGCGGGTTGACTAAAGTAACCCAGGCTACAAAGTCAGGGATTTAATAAAAATTATTTAAGTTGACATAAAAAAAATAAATAAGATAAGATTTTAAAAACAAAATCAATTGTTTAGGATAATTTTATTAGGAACAAAAGGAGGAGTTGTTAGAAAATGAAAGTATCTGTTGACAAAGAAACCTGTACAGGTTGTGGATTATGCGTAGATACCGCGCCGGAAGTGTTTGAGTTGGAAGACAATGTTGCTGTTGCAAAGTCAGACCGTGTACCCGACGGGCAGGAAGATGCTGTAAAACAAGCGGCAGGCGATTGCCCGGTGGAAGCTATCAAGGTTGAAGAGTAGGGAAAAGTTTAACCAGTATTAAGTAAGGAGGTTGGCAGAAACCAGCCTCCTTATTTATTTTGGTAATAATTAGTATACTTTCGTGTGAAACAATAATTAATAGTAAGTGAAGGTACGCAAATGCAGAAATTGATAATAACCGCCACGGGATTATCCAAAAGTTATGGTACACACAAAGCGGTAGACGATATTTCATTTTCCGTGCGGGAAGGGACAGTATTCGGTTTACTTGGCCCGAACGGTGCGGGTAA
This portion of the Elusimicrobiota bacterium genome encodes:
- a CDS encoding KamA family radical SAM protein, whose product is MKRLQLNSTPSQAQNARGDVSEILAYRKKVMALPQWSRWQWHYKNRITTLAGLRKWLVLSPEEEDAVNLVSNRMCVTLTPFIVSNMSVLSSGCPLRKQFIATPDELKLSKNELSDPCGEVRDTVLPRLVKRYPSRVLLLATNTCAAYCRYCTRRRIIGKTSPVFVISTREIDNVVRYLKQNKDICDVLISGGDPLILSDTKITELLYKLRAVKSIGVIRMGTRVPVTLPQRVNQQLCRILKNFGPVYVNIHFNHVSELSEETMNACETMADNGIILGSQTVLLKDINDTTEALSSLFLALTRIRVRPYYLYQCDLAEGTEHFRVPVRDGIKLMKTLRGYLPGYAVPTYVIDAPGGGGKVPVGQDYVVEHTKTTVVLKNYKGKTYFYPEPL
- a CDS encoding helix-turn-helix domain-containing protein: MDNSPIKGGTSINDSQKQSKEVMDIKELSEYLGIGKSKIYSLIRQKKIPASRIGRQYRFSKQVVDSWLKEKIITEKDDKQPSLFKVQKDAANS
- the rlmD gene encoding 23S rRNA (uracil(1939)-C(5))-methyltransferase RlmD; translated protein: MPDSICPHYGTCGGCQWQDIEYPWQLKQKEETVRNALSKFEVQSFMPIVPSDKEYYYRNKMEYVFNKDSDGKTVIGMREKNRHFRVVNITDCYLQSTKSNQILNAVRLRCDEIHAEIYDLKKHTPGLRYLVIREAVHTNSVLVNIVTTKNINTELIYSLSEVIYLAAGKQNCSVVWSINDSLSDVAYSMERVVLKGDGFVYERLQDYQFKYTAYSFWQSNRYIIPKICERILKVLDNDYDIILDLYCGLGTLGTVVSGKTAKVVGIENVAEAVTDGIMNAVENGITNYDFISGKTENALAVAIQTYALYKKMVKMAIIADPPRSGLDRGTAAMTISLRPKHIVFLSCNLKTLSQSIELLSRFYELTLVEPYDMFPQTPHVETLIVMKSKTA
- a CDS encoding ferritin family protein, which produces MSDFFKPSEIIALAVELEKTGEAFYRAMSLKVNDPAAKKLLQSLSEDEVKHKETFSQMLRSAGEYKPAENFDGEYYYYLKSYSDEHVFNRQAADKYMNSQSITVDTVLSLSISAEKDSILYYTDLANFVPVQERGVVEKIIAQEREHFRKLVELRKTAVKK
- a CDS encoding ferredoxin codes for the protein MKVSVDKETCTGCGLCVDTAPEVFELEDNVAVAKSDRVPDGQEDAVKQAAGDCPVEAIKVEE
- a CDS encoding SIS domain-containing protein; the encoded protein is MVYILQEIRQQPDAINNTIKREWTKVQKICARLQSKNINIIGLCARGTSDNAANLGRYLLEYVTGIPITLTMPSIYTLYKHPPRIGKNAIVIGISQSGETIEVCEVLKEVKKLGAIALAITNEPNSTLANVADEVILCHAGIERSVAATKTYTTQLTALYLLAGMFAKNESLLNQLRRAPLKITELFALETVIKQKIERYKYITDCIVLGRGFNYATALETALKLKETCYIPADPYSSADFMHGPVATVEQNLPVIIYAPNDPTLQGQRETVTKIRSRGAETIIVTSDNKLLRQAQWPIEVPKDIPFIISPFTNIVVGQMLAAHLSLTKGYNPDAPRGLTKVTQATKSGI
- the nifU gene encoding Fe-S cluster assembly scaffold protein NifU, whose translation is MPVYSKKVMDHFMNPRNVGEISDADGIGEIGNPTCGDMMTFYIKVKDEKIEDVKFKTFGCGAAIAVSSMVSEMAKGKTLDDALKITRAEVARELDGLPDNKMHCSNLGADALHKAIEDFRKKQGK